Sequence from the Ignavibacteriales bacterium genome:
TTTCAGAATAGTTATTTCCATATTTGGTTAGTGCATCAGCTAATACTAAACCAAGCTAAAAATGAAAATGAGATTAATTACAATTCGGAATTGCATTTACTTATTTTCGCCAGAATCTTTTTATACCTAAAGATTTCATTTAACAAAGGATATTATAAATGAAAATGTTTGGTGGACCAACTTCAATAAATTTGAAAATACTTTTACTCTTCCTGGCTTTTGGAATTGCCATTGGAACATTCTTTTACACTAATTCTTTGGTTGAAAAACTACAAAAAAAAGACAAGCAAATTGTTGAGCTATATGCAAAAGGATTAGAGTACTTAATTAACGCAGAAGATAATTCTTCTAACCTTACATTTGTTTTTGAAAATGTAATTAAGCCAATTGATTTCCCTATCATTTTAACTGATCGTAAAGATGAAATAAACTTGAAGGATAAAACGAGCTACCGGAATTTAGTTATTGACTCAACTTTGTCACCCCCCGAACAATTAAAAATTTTAAAGACAAAAATTAATGAAATGAACGAGATCAATTCACCGATAGTTGTTTCATACAAAGATTCCATCATCTTTGGTAAAATACATTATGGCGACTCTGACCTGATAAAACAACTGCGCAACTATCCATACCTTCAAATTTTTGCAGCGGCAATGTTCATTTTGGCTGGCTATATAAGTTTTAGCAGCATAAAGAAACGGGAGCAAAGTAATATTTGGGTTGGAATGGCAAAGGAAACTGCTCATCAACTTGGTACTCCAATTTCCAGCTTAATGGGCTGGTCCGAGATTTTAAGCTTGAATTATAAAAATCCCGATAAAGTTTTAGATATAACTGAAGAAATAAAAAACGATTTGATCCGCTTAAATAAAATTGCGCAAAGATTTTCTAAGATCGGCTCTAATCCTGAACTGAAAGAAACAAATCTGCAAGAACAGATAAATAAAACGATTAAATATTTCGAACGAAGACTTCCGCAGATTGGTAAGAATGTTTCTCTAACAATTGAAGGATCCGGGAATGTTTATGTCAAATTAAATCCTGAATTGTTTGAATGGGTATTAGAAAATTTAATTAAGAATGCGCTTGATGCAATTGAAGGGAAAAAAGGAGCAATTACTTTTCAAATATTTGAAAAGAACAGAACAATAGAAATAGAAGTTACAGACACGGGAAAAGGAATCGAATTAAAAAGAAGAAAAGATGTCTTTCGTCCGGGATACAGTACAAAGAGAAGAGGCTGGGGATTGGGACTTAGTTTATCTAAAAGAATAATTGAAGGATATCATAAAGGAAAAATTTTCGTTAAGACTTCATCTCCGGAAGGAACAACCTTCAAAATTGTTTTGAAAAAAGTTTAACAACTGAAGTTTGATTTCTGTAAAAATATTTTGTTAAAAATTTTCAATTTCAACAATCTGGTTTCAACTCATTTCCAGCATTCGTGTAATTGGTGTTAAAGCTTTCACCCAGACAGATTCTTCCATTTCAATTTGTGGATTTTTATTTTTCATGCACAAATAAAGTTTTTCAAGTGTGTTCTTTTTCATAAATGGACAATTATTACATGAACAATTTTTTTCCGGTGGAGCAGGAATAAATGTTTTTCCTTTAGTATGGTTTTCCATTTGATGAATTATTCCAGGCTCAGTTGCAACAATATAAGCGGATGATGAATCAGTCTGGACATAATTCAATAACATACTTGTTGAACCGATAAAATCAGCGTATTTTAGGACGGCTTCTTCACACTCCGGATGTGCAATTATTTTAGCTTGTGGATTTTTTATTTTAAGTGATATAATTTTCTTCTCGCTAAAAGTTTCGTGAACTATGCAAGTTCCATCCCATAATGTCATCTCTCTCCCAGTTTTCTTTTTCAAAAATCCACCAAGATTTCTATCCGGTGAAAATAATATTGGTTTATCTGGAGGAATCTGGTTTATTATTTTTTCTGCATTACTGGATGTGCAAATGATGTCACTCAAGGCTTTAACTGCGGCAGTGCAGTTTATATAAGTTATTGCAACATGATCAGGATGTTTTTCTCTAAAGGATTTGAATAGCGGAGCTGGGCAACTATCTGCTAACGAACAACCAGCTTCTAAATCCGGCAGTAATACTAATTTATTCGGATTTAAAATCTTTGCTGTTTCTGCCATAAAATGAACACCTGCAAAAACAATTACATCAGCATTTGTTGCTTTCGCCTTTCTAGCAAGGTCCAGACTATCTCCAATAAAATCAGCAATATCTTGTATTTCAGATTCCTGGTAATAATGTGCAAGAATTACTGCATTCAATTCTTTTTTAAGCGCAAGTATTTCCCTGGTATAATCTATTTCATTATTCATTATAAAATTAGCCATATAAAAATTCTATGTTTACTACTGTATAAATTTAATCAATAATAAGTCTGGGTTTCAAGGGGAAAAATCGTTTAGTTGCTTTTCCTATCTTTTAGAAAAACTTTTATTCTTTTCTCAAAAACAAAATTTTAATTTTTCTTTACATTGATTCCTGCGGAAATAAAAAGAATTTCTATGGCATTTTGTTTGAGTACGTAGTTCCGCTGCTGTGAAGCAGTTGAAAAACATAGTTTCTCATCCCTCCTTTAAATGACAAACTATCTGCCGTGGTTGTGCCCTCTTCCACGGCAGTTTTATTTTTAAATCATAAAGGAAATAATAGGAGAGATTCAATAATTTTTATTTTGAAAGAATCATCTTTAGAATTTTTAATTTTGATCCAGCTTTCGAATTGAATTCCAATTTGCAGAAATATATACCACTTGGATAATTTTGAGCATTCCATTCAATATTATAATGCCCGGGTTCTTCAATTTGTTCCTTCAATAGAGTTACCTGTTCACCTAGAATATTGAAAATTCCTATTTTCACAATTCCGGTTTCGGATAAATTATATTCAATGTTAGTGGTTGGATTAAACGGATTTGGATAATTTTGTTCTAATATAAAACCATTTGGAAAATTGTTACCAGTAACTTCAACTTGGCTGCTGTATTTATATTTACCGTCATTATCAATTTGTTTTAAGCGATAAATATAATTTCCGCTTGAAACTGTTCTATCAATATAAGAATATTCTTTAGGCGAGTTGCTGTTTCCATTTCCATTTATAAAACCCAAAGTACTCCACTCTTCACTCTTCATTCTTCGTTCTACATTAAACCCATAGTTGTTCACTTCAGTTGCTGTTTTCCAACTCAGTTTTACTTCTTTACCAATTAGGTTTGCTGTAAAGGAAGTAAGCTCAACAGGAAGTAAAGAACCGTCTGATTTTAAATTAGTTGCATAAATATCGTAGGTAGCAATGTTTCTATAATCATTCCAGCAAATAATAGCACCTTCACTTCCATTGCTTATTAAAACCTGATCTGATTGTGATCTAATTGCCCCACATATTAATTTTCCATTTGAAGTCCAACCGGAATGAACAGAACCACCAGCATCCATACGTTGGGCATAAATATCCTGGTCTGAACCACGTTGATCGAGCCAGGAAATAATTGCACCACCAATTCCGTCACTAATTATTTCAGGATTATTTTGGTGCACTAAGGCATTACATACTACATTACCACCTGTTGACCAACCGCTTGGAAAAGTACCGCTTCCGTTAATACGCTGCGCATAAATATCATTATTACTTTCACCCTGAAACCATGTTACAAAAACTCCGCCGCTCCCATCACTTGCAATTTTGGGTAGACACAAATCTTGTATCATTGAAACTGATATTCCTTTAGGCCATCCAGTAACTACTGCACCGCTTCCATCAAAATGCGTAGCAGAAACTGAAACATAACTAACATATGACGAATTTTCCCACGTAAAAAAAGCGCCTCCGCTTCCGTCACTTATTAATTGTGGATGTCTTTCGTTAAATCCATCCGCATCATTACACACAGCAACACCATCGGTTGTCCATAATGTACTGCCGGTTGAATTTATACGCTGTGCATAAACATCATGCTTGGTGCCAGATCTATAATCCTCCCAGCAAATAATAGCGCCTCCGTAACCATCGCTGGTTATTTTGGGATAGATTTGATCTCTAGAAGCTCCGCATATTTGAATGCCAACATTTACACCTAAAGTTAACCATTGGGGAACTCCAGCCCCATCAATTCTTTGAGCATAGATATTGTTAGTCGAAGATTCATCCCGTGAATCATACCATGTTATAATAGCGCCATGATTTCCATCTGTCGTTATAACGGGAGACCAATGTGAACCGATATCACCTACAAAAACTATATTACCGCCTGCTGTCCATTTAATAATTCCATTGGCATCTATCCTTTGCGCATAAATGTCTGTATAACTTCCTCTTCGAAAATCTACCCATGTTACTATTGCGCCACCACTGCCATCACTTACAACAGCAGCCTGAGTTTGAACACCTGTTGCAGTGCAAACAGCAATTCCATTTAATGCCCATTTTACAACACCGCTTGCATCAATTCGTTGTGCATAAATATCCCGTCCAGTAGTGCTTGTATTACGTTCATCAAACCAAACAATAATAACTCCTCCGCTGCCATCGCTGCAAATACAAGGAGGATATCCATTATCTTTACCCCAAGCTCCAACACAAACCGGATTATTTACTAAAGGATCCGGTGACCATTGAGAATAAGTGATAGATAAGAAAGGAATTGATAAAATAAGGAAGACGAACAATATTAGTAGTTTTTTCATAACCGCCTCTGAAGTAACTTATAGAAAAAGAAAAATATATTAAAAAGATATTGTTCGTAATAAAAAGGATATTAAACGGATGTAATTTTATATAAATCGGAGAGTAATGTCAATAATTAAATCGATAGTTTTTAATGCTTGTGATTATCAATACCAGATTGGTTTGGGATTTAAATTTAGGATTATTGTATTCTGTAAAACACTCAGTATTAAGTCCTAAATTTCACATACCTAATTACTAATTTCAAAATTGATAATTGGCATTTGGAAATTGTTTATTATCTGTCCTTTGTATTTTGGAATTTCAATTAAAGATTATTTCTCCATCAAAAACTGTCATTTCAACTTTCACAGTTTTTATCATAACCGGATCGATTGTTAGAATATCTTTATTAAGAATTACGAAATCTGCCAGTTTACCAACTTCAATACTGCCTTTAATTTTTTCTTCGAATGACGCATAAGCATTGTTTATTGTATAGCATTTAATTGCATCTTCAATAGAAATTTTTTGCTCAGGTATCCATCCACCGGGATTTTTATCATCCAAAGTTCTTCTGGTAACGGCAGCATAAATTCCAAGTATTGCATTAAGCGGCGCAACTGACCAATCACTGCCAAAACATAATTTTACTCCGGCATTAAGAAAGGATTTAAACGGATAAATATCTTTCAATCTTTCTTTGCCAATTCTTTTTTCTGCCCAGCAGCCATCATCTATTGCATGGTAAGGTTGAACCGAAGCGATTACCCCAAGTTTTGCAAACCGATCAACATCAGTCCGTATTACATGCTGAGCATGCTCAATTCTAAATCTTCTATCCCAAACTGGATTAATCTTTTCAATTTCTTCAAACATATCAAGCATCAACGAGTTTGCGCTATCACCAATTGCATGAATACAAAGCTGAAGTTTATTCTTATCAGCATTTATGGACCATTTTTTTAAGCTGCCATCTGTAACAATTTCCATCGCTAAACCATTCGTGGTTTTATCCTGAACATATGGCTCAAAAAATAAAGCTGTGCTGGAACCAAGCGAACCATCTGCAAAAGCTTTAAGCGAACCTAATTTTAATTTGTTGCTGCCAAATCCATATTGTATTCCAAGGTTGCTAAGATTTTCATTATCATAAACAGGAAGCCGGGTATAGATGCGGCAGGTTAGTTTGTTTTCACGTTCAAACTTTTGATAAGTTCTCAGATCATTTTGATAAGTAATATCCTGTACCGAAGTGAATCCATTTTTCTTTGCTTCATCAAGCGCTGCAGTTAAAGCTGCTTCGTATTCCTTTTCTGAAGGGGTCGGAACCAAACCATAAACCAGGTTCATTGCATTATCTTTCAGCATACCAGTTGGCTCACCCGTTTTTAAATCTTTTACAATCACTCCACCATCAGGATTCGGAGTATCTTTTGTAATTCCAGCAAGTTTAAGTGCACAGGAATTTGCTAATCCCATATGTCCGTCAAATCGGTTTACAAAGATTGGTGTAGTGGGAGAAAAATCATCAATCCATTCTTTTGCAGGAAGTTCTTTTACTTCCCAGGCTTCGTGGTCCCAATCGCCTCCGGTTATCCATTTGGATTTATTTTTAGAAACGTAATCTTTAAGAATAGCTTTAAACTCTTTTGTTGATTTTGCTTTCCGTAAATCAATCCCCAACAATTGAAATCCACCGCTTAGAAAGTGAACATGGTTATCAATAAAACCCGGAAGCATTAATCTTCCATTAAGATCAGTTACCTGTGTATGTTTATCAATCAGAGTTTTAGCTTCTGCATTGCTGCCAACAAAAATTATTTTATTGCCATCCGTTACAACTGCTTCAGCAATCGGTTGTTGATTATTAACCGTATAAATTTTTCCATTGATGAATGCTTTTTTTGTGGTTTGCGAAGTTAGATTTGTATTCATAACTATTCCAATCAATATTATGATGATTAATGATTTCATTTTTATTCCTGTGGAAATTCTTTTCCGCAAAATACGAAAAGAAATAATTTCTAGTGAGGTGTTTTTCAAAAAGATTTCTAAATCTTTATCTTTGAATCGGAAAAGTAAAGTGTTTTGATCGCTTAATAGGTAATTGAAAATTTGAGGGAAATGAATTGTTTGATTGTTTAATTGCTAAATTACTGTAAAAATTTAACCATAAAACAATTTTTCAGATTCATTAACTATTTTGAAATTGCTTGATTATTAAACAAAGGAATTAAACATAAATGACAAAAGTAAAAGTGCATCGTCCATCGTGGGATAATTATTTTTTAAAACTTGCTATGTTAGTTTCAGAACGTTCAACCTGCCCGCGTATGCACTGCGGTTGCGTGCTTGTAAGAGACAAACAAATTTTATCAACTGGTTACAATGGCTCAATCCCAGGTGATGTTCATTGTGAAGATGAAGGTTGTCTAATCGTTGATAATCACTGTGTTAGAACTATCCACGCAGAAATGAATGCAATCCTTCAATGTTCCACTAATGGAACAAGTACAATTGGTGCAACCGCATACATAACAAATATGCCTTGTACTAATTGCTCTAAAGCTTTAATTGGTGCACAGGTTAGAGAGATAGTGATTTTTTCCGACTATCACGATACCATGGCAGAAGATTTTTTCAGGAAAGCAGGCGTTGCAATTAAACGACTTGAAATGCCTTCAATTACAATAAATTACGATTTGAAAAGTTATTCATCTGCAAAGAAAACGGTTAGGAGTAAGTAGGAAAGTAGAAATGGGAAGGGGAAAGGAGCAAGGTTAGGCAGATTAGGGTTAAAATAAATCCAAAAACAGGATTCTGAATACATTCTTATGGCTCCTTTCTTCTTTTAAAAAGAAAAGTTTTATATTTGTAAAAAAAGTTAGCATAATGCCGTATAAAGAATTATTAAAAAAGTACAATAATCCAAAAAATTTCTTTAACCGGGACCTTAGCTGGTTGGAATTTAACAGAAGAGTTTTGGAAGAAGCGCTTAACCCAGAATTGCCGCTTCTTGATAAGATAAAATTTCTTTCAATCTTTAGCTCCAACCTGGATGAATTTTATATGATCAGAGTTTCTGGTTTAAAAGATCAGGTTGCTGCAAAAGTTAGCGAACCAACTATCGATGGACTTACTCCAAAGGAGTTGCTCAAAAAGATTGAAAAGGAAGTTCAGGAAATGCTTAAAACAGTAATGGACTTCTGGAAGGATGAAATTTTACCTGCCCTTAAAAGGAATAATATTCTTATAGTTGAAGCAGATGAACTTTTAGAAAATGAATTAACTTTATTAGATGAGTATTTTAAGAAAGAAATTTATCCGGTATTAACTCCCTTAGCGTTCGATCCAGGCAGACCATTCCCATATATATCGAACCTTAGTTTAAGTCTTGCAGTATTAGTTAAAAAACCAACAGGTGAAAAACATTTTGCCCGCGTTAAAGTTCCAAGCATATTGCCAAGGTTGATGCCAGTAAATGATATCGTTAATCCCAATAAAAAGAAAAGCAATGGGAATGAAGCAATAAGATTAATTTGGTTGGGAAGCGTGATAAAAAGAAATCTTAACCTGCTTTTTCCGGGAATGGAAATTCTTGAAGCACATCGATTTAGAATTACACGAGATACTGACCTTGAATTGCAGGAAGATGAAGCCGATGATTTATTGCAGGTGATTGAAGAAACAATTAAACAACGCCGGTTCGGTTCTGTCGTTCGTCTTGAAGTTGAAAACGCCATGCCTGAGTTTATGATCGATACTTTGATTGAAAACATGCAAATTACCCGCGATGATGTTGATATTGTTGATGGACCCATTGGGTTAAGTTATGTTTTGATGCTTTATGACCTTCCCTTTCACGATCTTAAAGAAAAAGTACATTACCCAGTTATCCCCCACATTTTTGAGGAAGCAGAAAATATTTTTAGTTTGATTCGTCAACGGGATATTCTTATTCATCATCCGTATCATTCATTTAATCCCGTAATTGATTTTATTAAAGCAGCAACCAAAGATCCTGATGTTATAGCAATTAAACAGACTTTGTATAGAGTTGGATCAAATTCCCCAATTATCGAATCCCTGATTGAAGCAGCAGAATTAGGAAAGCAGGTTGCGGTACTTGTGGAATTGAAAGCAAGATTCGATGAAGAAAATAATATTTATTGGGCAAGAGAACTTGAAAAAGTTGGTGTTCATGTAGTTTATGGTTTACTTGGGTTAAAAACACATGCCAAAATGACTCTGGTAGTTCGCAAGGAATTTGACGGGCTTAAAAGATATGTTCATCTTGGTACAGGAAATTATAACTCTTCAACTGCAAAGATTTATACAGATTTAGGTTTGTTTACAGATGATGAAGATATCTGCTCGGATGTTTCTGAAATTTTCAACTTCCTAACTGGTTATTCCGGACAAAAAGATTTTAAGAAATTAATTGTTGCTCCTATAAATATGAAAGAGAGATTTCTGAAATTAATTTATCGAGAAATTGAAAATGTAAAAGCTGGGGGCAAGGGTCACCTTATATTTAAAATGAATTCACTTGTTGATCCAGAATTAATCTCCGCCATATACGAGGCATCGAATAGTGGTGTTAAAATAGAAATGATTGTTAGAGGAATTTGTTGTTTAATCCCCGGAGTTGAAGGACTAAGTGAAAACATACAAGTGATAAGTATTGTTGGCAGATATTTGGAACACAGCCGCGTTTATTACTTTTACAATAATGGAAGTGAAGATATTTATTTAAGCAGTGCTGATTTAATGCAGCGCAATCTTGAAAGAAGAGTTGAAATTTGTTTCCCGATAGAAGATGAGCATATAAAACATACTATCATCCGTACGTTGTTGAATGCTTCATTTAAAGATAATGTTAAAGCACGTATACTGCTCCCGAATGGAAAGTATGTTCATAAAATTCCTGAGAATGGAGCAAAGAAAATTAACTCTCAGGAGTGGTTGATGAATTATGCGATAAAGGAGAACAGTAAAAAACTAAAACAAAATATTTAGAACCGCAAAATATTGATGTTAAATTTTGTGAACCTCTCTAATTAAATCAATGTTATAAAATCAAATTCAAGTTTTTAGAAATGAAGTTTTTGGAGGAACGATGCCTGAATTGTCAAATGAAAATATTTTGAATTCATTAAGAAAAGTAGATGACCCGGATCTTCGCAAAGATCTGGTAACACTTGGAATGATCAAAGATATTAAAATTAATGGAAATGATGTTTCCTTAACGGTAGAACTTACAACCCCAGCCTGTCCACTTAAAGATAAAATAAAGAGTGATTGCATTGAAGCAATTAAAAATGATATCCCAACCGTTGGCAATATTTCTATTGAAATGTCATCAAATGTGGGAACACACAATGACGATAGAAAATCTGTTATTCTGCCCAATGTTAAAAATACAATTGCTATTGCAAGCGGTAAAGGTGGAGTTGGAAAAAGCACAGTTGCAGTTAATCTTGCCGTAGCACTTGCAAAAGATGGCGCTAAAGTTGGCTTACTGGATGCAGATATTTATGGTCCAAGTATTCCAATAATGCTTGGGATAAATGAAAGACCCAAAGTAATCCAGGAAAATGGAGGTGTTAGAATAATTCCTCTTGAAAAATATGGTTTAAAAATCATGTCAATCGGCTTTCTGATTGATGAGCAAACCCCGGTAATTTGGCGCGGTCCAATGGCAAGTGGCGCAGTAAAACAATTTATGTCCGATGTAGATTGGGGCGAACTTGATTACCTTATTTTCGATTTGCCTCCAGGTACCGGCGATATACAACTTACACTGGTTCAAACTATTCCACTAACCGGTGCAGTTATAGTAACCACACCGCAGGAAGTATCCCTGGTAGATGCACGAAAAGGACTGTTAATGTTCGGAAGAGTTAATGTTCCTGTGTTTGGTATTGTGGAAAATATGAGTTATTTTTTAGCGCCTGATACTGGAATTCGGTATGATATTTTTGGCACCGGTGGCGGTTCAAAACTTGCACTTGAGAATAAAATTGAATTCCTTGGTGGAATTCCAATAGATCCGAGAATTAGAATCGGTGGTGATAAAGGTGTTCCAATTGTATATGATTTACCCGATACTGAGTATTCGCAGATAATTCAAAAAATTTCCAGGGATTTGGCAGCCCAAATTAGTATTAATTTAATCTCACGGGCTTCAAAAAAAGTAGAGATTTTACTTGGTGAAGAGAAATAAGCATTAAATTATCGAGAATCCTTTATGGAAGAAAAAGTATTAAAGGCTTTGGAATCAATACGTCCTTATTTGCAGGCTGATGGCGGAGATGTTGAATTAATCAGAGTAACACCGGAAGGAATAGTTGAAGTTAAATTAACAGGTGCATGCGGGCATTGCCCAATGTCTCAAATGACATTACGGGCTGGAGTTGAACGAGCATTGATCCGCGAAGTGCCTGGTATAAGACGCGTTGAAGCTGTGAACGGTTAGTAATGTTTTCTATTGCAAAATAAGCAATTTAAGTGATGATTTTGTTTGTTTATTATTCAAGAGTTTTACTCTTCATAAATTAAGATCCAGATAAAAACCCACAGCTTAAATTTAGAAAAGAATCAAACAACCTGTAATTATAAATTTTTTAGGTGAACAGAATGCGAAAAAAAATAATCGCCGGAAATTGGAAGATGAACAATGATATTTCGGCAACAAAAAATCTTATTAATGAATTAAAAACAAAATTGCAAAATGAAAATTTACAAACCGGTATAATTATTTGTCCTCCATTCACTTCACTTGAAACAGCAAGTACTTTGGTATATGGCACAAAAATACTGCTTGGTGCGCAAAATATGCACTTTGAAGACAGTGGTGCATTTACTGGTGAGATTTCCGCTAATATGCTAAAAAACGCTGGCTGTACATTTGTAATTCTTGGGCACTCAGAACGCCGTACTATATTTAATGAATCCGATGAACTTATAAATAAGAAAATGAAGAAAGCTTTATCCGCAACATTAAAACCTATATTTTGTGTTGGAGAAACATTACAGCAAAGAGAAGAAGGAATTACCGAAACAATTATAAAAACACAAATTGTTGAAGGTTTGAAAGATATAAAAGAAAATGAATTAGAAAATATTATTATCGCATATGAACCGGTTTGGGCAATTGGAACAGGCAGAAACGCAACTCCACAACAAGCTCAGGAAGTTCATCTTTTCATCAGAACTTTAATAAGCAAACTTTACTCTGATAGTGCTGCTCAAAACATGGTTATCCAATACGGTGGAAGTGTTAAGCCAGATAATGCAAAAGAACTTCTTTCTCAACAGGATGTGGACGGTGCATTAGTAGGTGGAGCTTGTTTAAAAGCCGACTCATTTATTTCTATTATCAAATCCGCATAAATCATTCGTTTTAAGCCTTTTCTTTTTTTTTGAAAAGGCTTAAAAATGCTTTATTTTCCCGCTTTTTATATTGATTTGCCTCCTCAAAAGTAGTATCTTTAGTGTCCTTTTTTTTAACGTTAAACACTAATAATGAAATCAAAATTTATTGTATACATTCTAATCACATTTCTTGCATTAGCCAACCTTAACCTGGGACAAGTTGTAATAAAAGAACTTGGAAGAAAAGACGTTGAGAACATCGATAGCGTTTCTTTTGGTGGCTCCAAACTAAGAAAAACAATCGATCTTAATGGAAGGTGGGATGTATATCTTCCAAATGAATTTGAAAAGAGAAAATCTGTTACAGTTCCATCAAGCTTTACTGGTGAAGAAGTTCTGGTTTACGAGAAAAATTTGAATCTTGACCCCGTAACAATATCAGAAAATCATTTCAGACTTGTTTTCAATGGAATTAATTATTCCGCAGAAATTATGCTGAATTATTTTGTAATCTACAAACATTCTGGCGGAGATTACCCAATCAAAATAGATTTGCCTAAAGACATTTTGAAAACTAAAGGAAAGAATATACTAACGGTTAAAGTATTTCATCAAATTAATTCTGATGAAAGTATACCGGTTGAACAACGTTTACTTTTCCCGGAAAATTTTGGGGGAATTGCACGAAACGTTTTTCTTGAAGTAATGCCAAAAGTATTTTTATCCGGTTGGGAACATTCTTACAATGTTTCCGGCACATCAAGAGCTAACCTAAATATCAATGCAAAATTTATAAATAATAATGGAATTAATAAGAGCGATACTCTTTCCAATTCAAATTCCTTTTCTTGCAGGTTACGGCTCGTTTCACCAACTGGGGAAGAAGTTATTTCCAATTATGTTCAAAGCTTTATCCTTTTGCCAAGAAAGGAAAAAAATCTTTCGATGTCATTCGATTTGAATAATCTTCAACTTTGGTCTCCACAAAATCCAAGGATTTATAAGCTTACAATTCAACTTGTACGGAACGATGTAGTAATTGATGAAATAATAAAACCAATTTCTTTTTATTCACTTCAGGCTCATAAAGATTCCTTAACATTAAACGGACACAGTTTTACATTAAATGGCGTAACTTATTATGCCTCATATGTAAATAATGGTAACCTGGCTTCTTACCAGCAAATGAAAGAAGATGTAAAAATCATTAAGTCTATTGGTTTTAATGCAATCAGGTTTGCAAAGGGAACGCCCGACCCGGTAATGCTAAATCTTTGTGAGGAATTTGGTTTGCTTGCACTGATAGAATTACCGTTGAATAGTATTCCTACCCAGATATGCTGGAATGCAAATTTTAAGGAGCGCGTTAAAAGTTTTTTAATTCCTTTTATTAACAGCTATAAAGAATATGGCGCTGTAGCTGCTGTTGGATTAGGTAGTTCATATGTTTCAAATTCTTTTGAACAGGCAGAATTTTTAAAAGAACTTGGTGCTATTACTAAAATGTATTTTAACAAACTAACATTTGCTTC
This genomic interval carries:
- a CDS encoding HAMP domain-containing sensor histidine kinase, whose protein sequence is MKMFGGPTSINLKILLLFLAFGIAIGTFFYTNSLVEKLQKKDKQIVELYAKGLEYLINAEDNSSNLTFVFENVIKPIDFPIILTDRKDEINLKDKTSYRNLVIDSTLSPPEQLKILKTKINEMNEINSPIVVSYKDSIIFGKIHYGDSDLIKQLRNYPYLQIFAAAMFILAGYISFSSIKKREQSNIWVGMAKETAHQLGTPISSLMGWSEILSLNYKNPDKVLDITEEIKNDLIRLNKIAQRFSKIGSNPELKETNLQEQINKTIKYFERRLPQIGKNVSLTIEGSGNVYVKLNPELFEWVLENLIKNALDAIEGKKGAITFQIFEKNRTIEIEVTDTGKGIELKRRKDVFRPGYSTKRRGWGLGLSLSKRIIEGYHKGKIFVKTSSPEGTTFKIVLKKV
- the nadA gene encoding quinolinate synthase NadA, coding for MANFIMNNEIDYTREILALKKELNAVILAHYYQESEIQDIADFIGDSLDLARKAKATNADVIVFAGVHFMAETAKILNPNKLVLLPDLEAGCSLADSCPAPLFKSFREKHPDHVAITYINCTAAVKALSDIICTSSNAEKIINQIPPDKPILFSPDRNLGGFLKKKTGREMTLWDGTCIVHETFSEKKIISLKIKNPQAKIIAHPECEEAVLKYADFIGSTSMLLNYVQTDSSSAYIVATEPGIIHQMENHTKGKTFIPAPPEKNCSCNNCPFMKKNTLEKLYLCMKNKNPQIEMEESVWVKALTPITRMLEMS
- a CDS encoding T9SS type A sorting domain-containing protein gives rise to the protein MKKLLILFVFLILSIPFLSITYSQWSPDPLVNNPVCVGAWGKDNGYPPCICSDGSGGVIIVWFDERNTSTTGRDIYAQRIDASGVVKWALNGIAVCTATGVQTQAAVVSDGSGGAIVTWVDFRRGSYTDIYAQRIDANGIIKWTAGGNIVFVGDIGSHWSPVITTDGNHGAIITWYDSRDESSTNNIYAQRIDGAGVPQWLTLGVNVGIQICGASRDQIYPKITSDGYGGAIICWEDYRSGTKHDVYAQRINSTGSTLWTTDGVAVCNDADGFNERHPQLISDGSGGAFFTWENSSYVSYVSVSATHFDGSGAVVTGWPKGISVSMIQDLCLPKIASDGSGGVFVTWFQGESNNDIYAQRINGSGTFPSGWSTGGNVVCNALVHQNNPEIISDGIGGAIISWLDQRGSDQDIYAQRMDAGGSVHSGWTSNGKLICGAIRSQSDQVLISNGSEGAIICWNDYRNIATYDIYATNLKSDGSLLPVELTSFTANLIGKEVKLSWKTATEVNNYGFNVERRMKSEEWSTLGFINGNGNSNSPKEYSYIDRTVSSGNYIYRLKQIDNDGKYKYSSQVEVTGNNFPNGFILEQNYPNPFNPTTNIEYNLSETGIVKIGIFNILGEQVTLLKEQIEEPGHYNIEWNAQNYPSGIYFCKLEFNSKAGSKLKILKMILSK
- a CDS encoding amidohydrolase: MKSLIIIILIGIVMNTNLTSQTTKKAFINGKIYTVNNQQPIAEAVVTDGNKIIFVGSNAEAKTLIDKHTQVTDLNGRLMLPGFIDNHVHFLSGGFQLLGIDLRKAKSTKEFKAILKDYVSKNKSKWITGGDWDHEAWEVKELPAKEWIDDFSPTTPIFVNRFDGHMGLANSCALKLAGITKDTPNPDGGVIVKDLKTGEPTGMLKDNAMNLVYGLVPTPSEKEYEAALTAALDEAKKNGFTSVQDITYQNDLRTYQKFERENKLTCRIYTRLPVYDNENLSNLGIQYGFGSNKLKLGSLKAFADGSLGSSTALFFEPYVQDKTTNGLAMEIVTDGSLKKWSINADKNKLQLCIHAIGDSANSLMLDMFEEIEKINPVWDRRFRIEHAQHVIRTDVDRFAKLGVIASVQPYHAIDDGCWAEKRIGKERLKDIYPFKSFLNAGVKLCFGSDWSVAPLNAILGIYAAVTRRTLDDKNPGGWIPEQKISIEDAIKCYTINNAYASFEEKIKGSIEVGKLADFVILNKDILTIDPVMIKTVKVEMTVFDGEIIFN
- a CDS encoding deaminase, which translates into the protein MTKVKVHRPSWDNYFLKLAMLVSERSTCPRMHCGCVLVRDKQILSTGYNGSIPGDVHCEDEGCLIVDNHCVRTIHAEMNAILQCSTNGTSTIGATAYITNMPCTNCSKALIGAQVREIVIFSDYHDTMAEDFFRKAGVAIKRLEMPSITINYDLKSYSSAKKTVRSK